The Malus domestica chromosome 17, GDT2T_hap1 genome contains the following window.
tgcctAGGATTAATCAGGGTGGTGGCCAGTCGCCTAGCACCTAGACAGGGCCTAGGCGGTGCTAGGTGGAGCATAAACGGCGCTAGGTAGGGATTTTTAAAACAGTGATctagactaaaccttcacttctTATCGCTCCCTTTCTCTTCTTCCCCTATGCCCTGTGTCAATCCCTGGATGACGTCTTCTAAATTTTCAGTTGTTTTCTCTAATGTAATGTAGAGTTTAATTGTTTTTCGACCTTCCTTCtcctttaatattttttttctcataCAAGCGATGTTTTACATTAGTTGATCGATAAGTATCAAAACATGAAGCGAAGCATTTCCAAACTGCAGGTTGAAAACGGAAGAGCAATTTTTGTTTGATTGCTTTGAATGGGATGGTCAAAATTCAATCCCAATCGGCTCCTAAGTCTAAAATAACGACACATCACATCCTATATATACCATCatcctttttcctttctttcttcttcactcTTTCTTTCTTGTCTTTTTGGGTAACGTCTTAGCATGACCTTCTCATGTTGGCCCTTCCCCTCTCCCCAACCCAACACAAACATTTCCCCCATCTTCACATCGGTCAATCGATTCCCATCTTCACTAGTCCGTGTTCTCCCGACGCTTTGGCATTGGTTGCAGCGTCCTTCCTTCTTGTATTCCCTTAAGCTTTATttatagggagttttaacgaaaaacccacggtactgttcactttaacgaaaaaccatatttttacactaaaaagtcaaacatggtactattcattttaccctttattttgtccttatcattaaaactcaaagttttcaagcccttttcgttagttttcctttatttttattacttaGTTTGATGCATGCTTCTAAGTAGGCATTCATTGTATGTTTGACATCTTTATCTTGGTAATGAAATTTCcagttcaccaaaaaaaaaaaaaaaaaataaataaataaataaattcccTTCCCAATTTTACAATAATAGTTGGGAGGATTACATAATGGATCGAAAATATGATATCAAGTTCCTTATTTAcgagaatcaaatttcaatggtctcATTTACAATTAATGATGACTACCACTCAATTATAGTACTCGCGACAttcaataatttaattatttagcaaagaataaaataaaaatttgatcatgTATTATACATCTCCTTAGTACAACTAAAATTCACGCCGTTCTTAAGTAAGTCCTACCTCTCTTAAAAAGTGAAATATTTACTATTAGTCGCGTGAGCAAATGATCGATTTCTAACCGTAAATTCATGTAGGTGCACTAGCGGATGCAGTGGGGATCAACCCCTTTGATGTTTAATCTTTATCGTGGAAGCTGTATATTGACTCCTTGGAATTTCAACTGGTTGATATTATATGCATGGAGTTTTATTTTGGGTTTCCACTAGGTGGATGGTCACTATTCGGACTAATTCGGTgatatttgaaaattaagaaatgacgtTTAGACTTGCCTAGGTTGTAACTTTCATTTAGACAAAAAATCAATaactttattttgaatattttttgttcaataaattgtaagagacttgttgaatatttAGATGAATACTCATTACATGCTTGTTCTccatattttcaatatgttctaatactttaatttccaatacaattatgtatttttatacgtataaatagatttacttaaatctgcccAGTCCGCCTAACTACTCCAGCGCTAGGCTCCAGCTTACCACCTAACTAGCACCTAACGTATTTTAGAACTTTAGTTTTGATTAATTGGTTGCGCTTTATTTTGGTTACTTGGTATAAGGTTTGTGTCTTCATTTTGGTTaccttttaaaaaaataattttagctTGTAatcttatttttaaaactttttttaagTAGCTTAGAAAATGACGATGAAGATTGACCCTAACAAATTAATGGATGTCTCTAAGAAATCGAATGgtgaaaattgttttaaaagtcAGAGTAGTACATGATAGTTTGAACTACAGAAGACAAACCCATATTTTCAGAACTTTTACGCTGTGTAGGCGGGTTTATTAAGCCCATGCACATTTACAATCAGTAATCGATCATGAATCAATTATGTACGACTAACTGTGACAAAATTCCCAGTTTGTACAAGGAGAACTTATACGCACACCTTAGACGACGCCATTTCGAGGTCTTAACAAATAATGCAATCACACgtgccactctctctctctacttaaACATAACGCAGATTAACTTGTAAGATAAGGGATAATGCTAGCAAGaccaaaattttcatataaatttacaaactaaatcatgtattactaataaaaaataagcacatcAATCGGTAATTAGTTGATAATACAATTATCAACgaccacatcatttagtttaagCATTTGATCTCCTTAACATTACTTTAACACTCtgtttggatgaagaattttaagattactaagaaattttaaaagaatttgtgaattttcttgttcggttaacctaaaagaagaATAGAATTTgaatacataattttttattttaaactctcaatcatagaaagtTGGAATGAAacatatttacatgaaatataaaCTTAGGAATTTGAGGTTCCAAATTCTGATTTTTTGCTACATGAAAAttataaatttctatatttatgatTCTAGAAATTGATGcatatcaatttataaattttaactttgatcaaaattttaGGTTTATTTATCTCGTCCAAATATAATGTAACTTATAAGTGATACATAGATGATTATTCATGGTATGCGATCGAAATAATCAATACATATCGATCTGCCAAACGAGGCCAAGTGTCTCCGACAGTCACACTACAAAGTAACGAAAAGTCCCGAAGTGTCAAAAACAAAGTCCAGCTTGCATTGTTGCTTCCGTTTTACCCTCCTtccatttcttttcatttttccatTTTCCACCAGAACTGACAAAAATCTTGGAACCAAAAATTTAGCAAAATCCCACAGCTGCCTTTTTTGAAAGACCATCACCCTATTTCCCTCAACTTCCCCATTCTTTCCCCAAAATTTCAACTCCCCCCACCACCACCAGCGCAACCTCTTAACGCAGCGTTTCATTTCATGGAATCTCCACCGCCGCCGCCTTCGCTTCAAGAGCTAGACGCGGCGGAGAAGATTATTCTCCTCTGGGACTCCACGGCTTCCGAGGAGGCCCGGGAACGAATGATATTTGACGGCCAACGCGACGAAGTCGATCGCTACTTACAGGCCGTCGATGAAATCCAACGCTCCTTGTCCTCCGCCACGCTTGCCTCCGAGGATGACCAGTCCAAGCTCAACTCCGCCATCCAGATCGCCATGGCTCGGTTGGAGGACGAGTTCCGCAACATCCTCCTCAACCACACCACTCCCATCGAGCCCGACTCTCTTTCCTCCGCCGATCCGAGCTCGTCAACTCACTCCGGCATCGCTGATTCGAGCCCCGAGTTCGAGGACTACTCGGCTGAAGATGACGGCGGTTTGACCACACCTAAAGCCTCCTCCGTCACCGCCGTTGACGTCGACGAGCTTCTCCAGCGCGGCGATTCGTCGAACACTAGCAGCTACAGGTCCACCAGCAGCATCCGCGAGCTCGATCTCATCCCCTCCGATGCGGTCTTCGATCTCCGCAACATCGCCGAGCGGGTGATCGCCGCCGGCTACTTACGCGAGTGTATCCAGGTGTACGGCAGCGTAAGAAAGGGGGCGGTGGACTCCAGTTTCCGGAAGCTAGGGATTGAGAAGCTGAGCATCGGAGACGTTCAGAGACTTCAGTGGGAGCAGCTGGAGACCAAGATCCGACGGTGGATACGCGCCGCCAAGGCCTGCGTGAGGACCGTCTTCGCCTCCGAGAAAAAGCTCTGCGAGCAAATCTTCAACGGCATCGGCACCGCCATTGACGATGCTTGCTTTATGGAGACAGTCAAGGGCCCCGCGATTCAGCTGTTCAACTTCGCCGAGGCCATCAGCATAAGCCGGAGGTCTCCCGAGAAGCTCTTCAAGATTCTTGACTTGCACGATGCTCTGATGGACTTGATGCCAGATATTGAATCCGTTTTCGATTCAAAATCATCGGAGTCGATTCGGATTCAGGCGGTGGAGATACTGTCGAGGCTGGCGGAGGCGGCGAGGGGGATTCTATCGGAGTTTGAGAACGCTGTGCTTCGTGAACCCTCTAGGGTTCCAGTCCCGGGCGGAACGATTCATCCATTGACTCGGTACGTGATGAATTACATCAGTTTGATATCGGATTATAAGCAGACTTTGAATGAGCTTATTGTGTCGAAGCCGTCTACAGGGTCGCGGTACTCCAGCGACCCCACGACTCCGGATATGGAGTTCGCAGAGCTAGAGGGGAAAACCCCTCTGGCTCTGCATTTGATTTGGATTATTGTGATTTTGCAATTTAATTTGGATGGCAAGTCTAAGCACTATAAGGATGCTTCAATAGCTCACTTGTTTATGATGAACAATGTTCATTACATTGTTCAAAAGGTCAAGGGGTCCCCGGAATTGAGGGAGATGATTGGAGATGATTACTTGAGGAAGTTGACCGGGAAGTTCCGCCAGGCAGCCACTAGTTACCAGAGAGCTACTTGGGTCGGGGTGTTGTATTGTTTGAGAGACGAAGGGTTACATGTGAGTGGGAGTTTTTCTTCGGGGGTGTCGAAGAGTGCATTGAGAGAGAGGTTCAAGTCTTTCAATGCTATGTTTGAGGAGGTTCATAGGACTCAAGCTACTTGGTTGATACCAGATACTCAGCTTAGGGAGGAGCTAAGGATATCTATTTCAGAGAAGTTGATCCCAGCATACAGGTCGTTCCTTGGGCGGTTTAGGAGCCATATAGAAAGTGGGAAGCATCCAGAAAATTACATCAAGTATACGACCGAGGATTTGGAGACCGCTGTATTGGATTTCTTTGAGGGGTACTCAGTATCCCAGCACTTGAGGAGGAGATCTCAGTGAATGTGATCAATTGAAGTTAAGTTTTGCAAGTTTAGAAACTAGGACacattctttgaattttttgggAGTGTTTGGGTGATGACGGAGCTGGTCGGTCTGGGATTCATTGAGCTTTCCATTTCATTAAAAACCCTATATAGTTCAATATTCTGTTGATTGGGGGAGGTCAGAATGTTTTATGAAGATTGCGGTTGGAGCACTACAGAGTGGCCAAGTCTACACGCCCGAATGCTCCTGCCCTGTAagcatgttatttattattactACCACGGTCTAGATTGTGTTTCATTTGTTCATACTCGAATTGTCTTGTGTGTGCTTAGTTCCACTCTTTTTTTAGTATCAAGAAGCCGTTTCTTATAGTAGCTCCAGGTTACTTGTATACCATGTCATATTTTTTTAGCCTTTGATAAGCAAATTGGAAAATTGAATTTTAGATAAgttttgcaaaatattagcaatTTCTGAAACGCACTTGTGATTATGTCGTTACCATATGATTGTTTCTAAATTTAGCAAGTTGAATGCCGCGTATTTAGAATCACGTTCAATAAAAGTTCGTGTAAAGTCACTCAAATTTCCAGAAATGAAtgggtgagttttatgttaaccGAGAGCTGTTTGTTGTATAGATAGTTGCAAGCACTGCATACGCATACATTAAACTAAAAGTTCATATTAAGGTTATTGACATCTCGGTAAAAATGCGTATTTACAGTTACTTGGTCCATTTATCCCTTCTTCAGAGAGACATGCTTTTGTAACAAAGGTGCCTGTGCTGTCTCCCTCTTTCAGTTTTCGGTATGTTAAACGAGCCAGCTTTATTTATATTGGTTTTGTTTCTCATGTAATTAGGAATCGTATGTTGATATGTTCGCTTGATGTATCTCTGTACCGTACAAAACTGACGATTACAGATTGAACTTCTCTCTGTAAATGTATTTTATAGCGGAGAGTCGTCTGTGATTAACTTATGCTGTAGCTGGATTTAGAGTTTGTTTGGAATCCTGGGTCAGGTCATTCTATCTGCTGCTTTTACGATCAACTAGCTCTTAGTATAGCAATATTCGTCTTGAAACAGTTGCCAATGGATAGTGTTCAAACAATGATCCATTATCCGGGAATATATCTCATGGCGAGGACCCCGTACCTGCAAACACCAGCAAATCTAACTAATTTTATAACCTCAACAACATACTATTTTATATGCCATGATCCTTGCTCCTCTGTGTATCATATGTTCCCTGTGTCGTGTTGGAGCAGCTGGATATTGTTGCAATGCCAACAAATATTCCAGCAGGGTTCTGTTCTTACTCTATCTTGTCTTCTTCATCGCCGCCATTTGACGCCCCATTACTGCCTTGAAGCGGTCTAGTTTCAAGAGCACTACCGGCATCCTTAGCAGGTGTTAGGGCCGGTTTTACGAGTGTTAAAGTCGTATCGTCCTTGTCAAACTCTTCGCTATCTCCGGAGTACGCATATCtaataaaaacaagaaaaacaggGCGGGGATATGGTCACTAGAGTTCAAGTAAACTATGGGAGATGTCCCGTGAATTTACCTTTTTAAACACGAACAAAGTTTTGTAAGTGAGGAggatgaaagaagaagaatcatGGAAGCCAGGTGTTTACCTTGTTGAGGTCTGCGATGGCGCCCAAAGAATGCAGACGACAAATAGAAGAGTGAAAGATAAAACTTGCCAGAAGGCAGGGATGATCCATGCGTTCTGCCACTGCTCATTGTaaacatcatttgatttgaaaTATAGCTGCAAGTACAAAGCCGAAAAACATCAATGTGAAATAACTGACTTcaacaaattaaaaacaaagagaGTTGCACAAAAACGCattcaacatacacaaatcattttgcGCAAGTAAAAAGTATCCCAAGGATGCACGAGATTACCTCATAGCATATCCAACCCACAGATACAATAACAGTTACTGCCAAAGCGTTCGTAAACTTTCTGTAAATGTCTAGTTTAACCATCATTCGCCTAGCCTGTCACAacacacaaacaacaacaacaacaacaacaacaaagccttttcccactaagtggggtcggctatatgaatcctagaacgccattgcgctcggttttgtgtcatgtcctccgttagatccaagtactctaagtcttttcttagagtctcttccaaagttctcctaggtcttcctctaccccttcggccctgaacctctgtcccgtagtcacatcttcgaaccggagcgtcagtcggccttctttgcacatgttcaaaatcaccggagccgattttctctcatatttcctacaatttcggctactcctactttacctcggatatcctcattcccaatcttatcctttctcgtgtgcccacacatcccacgaagcatcctcatctccgctacacccattttgtgtacgtgttgatgcttcaccacccaacattctgtgccatacaacatcgctagccttattgccgtcctataaaattttcccttgagcttcagtggcctacgacggtcacacaacacgccggatgccctctttccatccagctcgtattctatggttgagatctccatctaattctccgttctcttgcaagatagatcctaggtagagaaaacgatcgctttttgtgatcttcgctagattgctccggtcattagtgtggataagtatataaatggatagagataggaaagcaaacacaagatgtacgtggttcacccagattggctacgtccacggaataaaagagttctcattaattgtgaagggtttacacaagtacataggttcaagctctcatttagtgagtgcaagtgaatgatttagtacaaatgacattaggaaatattgtgggagaatgatctcgtaatcacgaaacttctaagtatcggagtgtggtgtcgtcttgacttgccttatctgtctcataggtagatgtggcatcttctctggaagtactcttcctccatccaggggtggtatctttaactggtggagatgcacaaggtaatgtatcaatttcacttgaagcttacttgtagtttcaggcttggtcaagcgcgatacaaaccatgtagtaggagtcccccaagtcgccgagctagggggtctgctgaaagaggtgacagacaaggtaagcaatcagagctccgactgattgttcaccttctccccatcttgcagcagcatgaaggataaaaagaagaaaaatgagaagagatgatatgagatacttttgcttttgaagaagtaactttccacaggcttattcttgaactgagctggagggttttctggtttcctccagagtataaggccgactgaagaatttgagggtcaaaacaagtccatcaaatctagagtacgttccaccctgctgatatgggatacttttgcttttgacagagtaatgaatgtatcggcacgtgtgctgttacgcttgtctccacatgcttccttgtatccttcgcacttgccctatctgttcctcaagcagatgcggaatcttccctggaaacataagatgttgaagatgagtactcgagagcaatgccaggtaagtaatcaggtaaggggttccaggcagtcagttcttggctggaagcttgattccaagtgctgactgattgctctctttctccttgtcttgcaggtaaaaacaaggccaaaagaaaagacagggaaaaagcatgatatgggatactcttgcttttaaccctgatgatatgagatattcttgctctagtatagcttgtttgcagaggtattatcggggggaaagaaagctgaatattttgaaaggcttcgttgggagtgccctctcagatatgatgaagggttgagcatttttgcaggtctgcctgtccgttggggatggaggtcgacatatataggagtctccctaacaacaagtagtaatgctattcctttaccctgcttggtcatagcacggtagtgggagctgccagtttcacatgttttaactctgtcagagcactttcaaaaagtggtctgtggtatctggctctcgagattcggagaacgatgcctcttcgatttttgagaaagcaatcatgctgggggtatgactctcgagattcggagagcagtgtctcttcgatttttgaggaagtaatcatgttgggagtctggctctcgagattcggagagcggtgcctcttcgattttggagcaagcaatcttgttgggagtgttgtctcgaatgtgagtaaaggttgggcatgtttgctagtctaccttgccacgaagcacaaaggttgacacacagggactttccaattatccagcaatggtactgttcctttaccctctcttcgattttgagaaagtagtcatgttgggagtctggctctcgagattcggaggacggtgcctcttcgattttggagcaagcaatcttattgggagtgttttctcgaatgtgagtaaaggttggacatgtttgctagtctaccttgccacgaagcacagagttgacacacagggactttccaattatccagcagtggtactgttcctttacagttgtgggtaataatatggtagctagaccttcaaaatttatgtgtctaaacttttgttagtgctgtttctttgctattcttttacctttcttggtcagagcgatgtagtgggagctgcaagcttcacgtgctcaactttggcagagaactttggcaaagttatttgtggtacccatgagctattgttgcgtgtgggaagtgggtgattgaacagtaagattcatgtgctttctacttcatcagaagtctttgacagaatgcccataatttctgcaaagctgagtgtgcgtgtgacaggtgctgacaaggctagaaaagtaggtgcctcttcgatttctgagatcggccctcgtggtctctgagcagcccagcttttgagaaagcgagcgcctcttcgattgattcggagaacgatgcctcatcgatttttgagaaagcaatcatgctgggggtctggctctcgagattcggggagcagtgtctcttcgatttttgagaaagtaatcatgttgggagtctggctctcgagattcggagggcggtgcctcttcgattttggagcaagcaatcttgttgggagtgttttctcgaatgtgagtaaaggttgggcatgtttgctagtctaccttgccacgaagcacagaggttgacaca
Protein-coding sequences here:
- the LOC103404662 gene encoding exocyst complex component EXO70A1-like — encoded protein: MESPPPPPSLQELDAAEKIILLWDSTASEEARERMIFDGQRDEVDRYLQAVDEIQRSLSSATLASEDDQSKLNSAIQIAMARLEDEFRNILLNHTTPIEPDSLSSADPSSSTHSGIADSSPEFEDYSAEDDGGLTTPKASSVTAVDVDELLQRGDSSNTSSYRSTSSIRELDLIPSDAVFDLRNIAERVIAAGYLRECIQVYGSVRKGAVDSSFRKLGIEKLSIGDVQRLQWEQLETKIRRWIRAAKACVRTVFASEKKLCEQIFNGIGTAIDDACFMETVKGPAIQLFNFAEAISISRRSPEKLFKILDLHDALMDLMPDIESVFDSKSSESIRIQAVEILSRLAEAARGILSEFENAVLREPSRVPVPGGTIHPLTRYVMNYISLISDYKQTLNELIVSKPSTGSRYSSDPTTPDMEFAELEGKTPLALHLIWIIVILQFNLDGKSKHYKDASIAHLFMMNNVHYIVQKVKGSPELREMIGDDYLRKLTGKFRQAATSYQRATWVGVLYCLRDEGLHVSGSFSSGVSKSALRERFKSFNAMFEEVHRTQATWLIPDTQLREELRISISEKLIPAYRSFLGRFRSHIESGKHPENYIKYTTEDLETAVLDFFEGYSVSQHLRRRSQ